One genomic region from Leptolyngbyaceae cyanobacterium JSC-12 encodes:
- a CDS encoding hypothetical protein (IMG reference gene:2510097256) yields the protein MLPFVAVPSTIAQEFGKYRDLFCRGAGFEQVSRYVTGLLLSENKTLQGIAGQWVAGGEVGGRRAMHAAVFEAGWRSSELMSHHRAVIAKEHQGRGREVISLDWTLSHHDWGKQIFGVKRSYDYVEHRMSCFQTVVTATIANRHLIDGIDVVVQFPDFSVAEREYLKVTAKSHYDDLDQVRERLIEMLHYHKNRLEYRKRTEIAVEIVRQVEAEGQFPTADYAFDNGVLTVELTTMIESAGKHWVSEVESSRNILWNDQWQRVDAIGLELRIHHPESFRPIQVTCRNGETKPIWAFTKVVRLKKFGRKRLVIVHEQADLQDPPRFLLTDALHWESGRVMQTWSYRWSCEVFHEVSKQHTGLESAQVRNEEAVNRHFRLSCVAQSILQRTACSGAQSERFEFAQGKQTVGQKLYTLTRQAFDDLLQFIVTRCSHGHTNEQILQALLPS from the coding sequence ATGCTGCCCTTTGTCGCTGTGCCATCGACGATTGCTCAAGAGTTTGGGAAATATCGAGACCTGTTCTGCCGAGGCGCAGGCTTTGAGCAGGTGAGTCGCTATGTGACCGGATTGCTGTTGAGTGAGAACAAAACCTTGCAAGGGATTGCCGGACAATGGGTAGCAGGTGGGGAGGTCGGCGGACGAAGAGCGATGCACGCAGCGGTGTTTGAGGCGGGCTGGAGGAGTTCAGAGTTAATGTCCCATCATCGTGCTGTGATAGCCAAAGAGCATCAGGGGCGAGGGCGAGAAGTCATCAGTCTGGATTGGACGCTCAGCCATCACGATTGGGGCAAGCAGATCTTTGGGGTGAAGCGATCCTATGATTATGTGGAACATCGGATGAGTTGCTTTCAAACGGTGGTGACGGCGACGATTGCGAACCGCCACCTAATTGATGGGATTGACGTGGTGGTGCAGTTTCCAGATTTTTCAGTGGCAGAACGGGAGTATCTGAAGGTGACGGCAAAATCCCACTATGACGATTTAGACCAAGTGCGAGAACGACTGATTGAGATGTTGCATTATCACAAGAATCGATTGGAGTATCGCAAACGCACCGAGATTGCCGTCGAGATTGTGCGCCAAGTGGAAGCGGAAGGACAATTTCCCACCGCCGATTATGCGTTTGACAATGGGGTGTTGACCGTTGAGTTAACCACCATGATTGAGTCCGCAGGAAAACACTGGGTGAGTGAAGTTGAAAGTTCTCGCAACATCTTGTGGAATGACCAATGGCAACGGGTAGATGCGATTGGTTTAGAACTCAGAATCCATCACCCAGAGAGCTTTCGCCCGATTCAAGTCACTTGCCGCAACGGCGAAACGAAACCGATTTGGGCATTTACCAAAGTCGTGCGCCTCAAGAAGTTTGGACGCAAGCGATTGGTCATCGTCCACGAGCAAGCAGATTTACAAGACCCACCTCGCTTCCTGCTCACCGATGCGTTGCATTGGGAAAGTGGGCGAGTCATGCAGACTTGGAGTTATCGATGGTCCTGCGAGGTCTTTCATGAGGTGAGCAAACAGCACACCGGGCTAGAGTCGGCTCAGGTGCGGAACGAGGAAGCGGTCAACCGTCACTTCCGTCTTAGTTGCGTGGCGCAGTCGATTCTGCAACGGACTGCCTGTTCTGGCGCACAATCTGAACGATTTGAGTTTGCTCAAGGCAAGCAAACGGTGGGACAGAAGCTCTATACCCTCACTCGTCAAGCCTTTGATGATTTGCTGCAATTCATTGTGACGCGATGTTCTCACGGACATACAAATGAACAGATTTTACAAGCTCTCCTCCCCAGTTGA